GCTTTTCTTGAACATCAGAAGAAAATTTGGAACCAAGAACTAAAACATGATTCCTTGGTGCAGATACAGGGACAACAATCGACAAAAAGACATGTTACACCGCTGGAATCATGCTTCTGTCTTTGATCCCTTACTTCATAGTGCAAGTGGCCAATATCTTCGACTCATCATTTGGAACGCGAATGGTGATCTTGATCATCCTCGTGGTCTCAACACTGATGCTACTGTCATACTTCTTGTACCAAATTTTCGATCCATGGATTCAGGAAAGGAGTTTGGAGTATTCCAAGTATGAGAATCTGCTTGTCGGATTTCTGCAGCACGTGCAGAGGCGCGCCAAGGAGAAGCTCGTTGATGATAGTGGCCAACCTAACATTACAGTTATCAAAGGGTGATTTTCATACACAACTCATTTACTGATTTCCGTATTAGTACAGATGAATAGATAGACTTATGCTTGCAGGCTGTTCAATGAGACTGACAAAGATGCTGATAAAAGCATAACGTTTCATGAATTGGAAAAACTGATTCACGAGATTCAGTCCGGGAAAGTAGAGGTGGAGAAAGGCTATGCTATTTCAGAAATGTTGAAAACATTTGATCTCAACAGAGATGGAAGGATTGAAGAAGATGAGTTCGTAGAGGGATGCTCGAAATGGATCAATGAAGCTGCGGAGCTAGCTGGAAAGGGTGACTCTGATGCAGCAGAATTCTTGCGAGAGGCAAGCGTGTCTGCTAATACAACAATAGTCCTCTCATGGTCTTGAATTTGTAAGAGTGTAATGTGCACATTTTGATCAGGTTGTTGAACCAGTTTGCAAGAAGAAAAGATTTGAAAAGGCTGATATTGAGCATCTAATGGCAAGAATATTGAAGCATGCACACAGTGAAGAGCTTGAAGCAGAACAGCTTGTAACAGATGACGGAAAGCCTAATATTGAACGAATCAAAGCGTATACATACATTACATATTTCCCTTTATATATCATCTTTGCTCATTCTTATCCATTGCACTATATTTATCTaatcatttttcctttttctttctgcaaAGTCTGTTCAAGCAATTTGATACAGACAGAAGCAGCTCGCTGTCACGGCCAGAGCTGGAGCAGTTGATCCACACTACAGTCACCAAAACTGGAGATTCTCAATTGCATCATGAAGAAATGGTGAAGAAGTTTGTGGAAGATTTCGATATGGATGGTGATGACATTGTTGACGAGCAAGAATTTGTTCATGGCATGACTAAATGGCTTAACAAAGCCATGGACGTCACTAAATGCAAGGATGCAAAGAGATCAATTGATGAATTTGACAAGGTATAATAAATCTTGCATCAAATTAATCTAGGCTACTActcctatttatatattaaCATTAACACATGGAAAAAGTGCAGATTATGTGGGGAGAAGTTGACAATCTAGTGTATAAAGTTGGTCGGAACGAGGGCAGCCGTTTGAAGCTATTGACATGGAGTTCCACAAAATCCATATTTCAAGTGATGTTAGGCATTGCTATACTGACCTTCCTCTCTGGACCTCTGAAGACCAGCATCCAACACTTCTCACATGCCATCGGCGTGCCTGCCTTCTTCGTCTCCTTCGTTGTTGTCCCCATATGCTTGAATGCACTCTCAGCAATATTCCCAGCAAGCCAGAAGAGCTCAAGAACCTCTTCTCTGACATTCTCAGAGGTACAGATTCAGTGCGGTTTCGTTATGTTTTAGTatcgtattttatttcatcagtgCATGCACGATTTTATTGTGGCAGATATATGGCGGAGTGGTGATGAACAACATCATGGGATTGTCAACACTTTTAGCAATTGTGTACATAAATGGATTGGAATGGGATTACTCAGCTGAGGTGCTGACAGTTTTGTTGGTGTGTGCAGTAATTGAAGTGCTTGCATGTTCACAAACTACATATCCATTGTGGACATGCCTCTTGGCCTTTTTCCTCTACCCATTCTCCTTGCTAATGTATTATGTTTTCCAGTATGTGTTGGGCTGGAATTAAAGTATGTAGTTTTcctatttatgtaattttactATATGAAACATGGTTAACAATAAAACAAGTACTATCAATGATGATTATAaagattaaaaatcaaaacttgTGAACATTTAATTTGCGCTAATTGGGTAATGTTTATCATTTAGAAATGAACTTAATCTTTCATTAGTTAGAATTACAAACAACAATCAACAATAATGGTAGTATTTCAATGACGACTTCTGCCCCAGAAGGTGGGCTTATGCTCTTCAAAGGCAGGGGGGCGTTGATAGATAATTGATGCAGCTTTGATTAAAATGGAGGCAGTCAGAGCCCATATTGTGTAACATCTCTTTTCCGTTTCGTAATCAAAGTAATGCACCAAAAATCTTTCGCCCATCAGCTCTATCTTCTCCTCTCTTCGTTTTTCATTCTGGACATTATTCAAGGACCAAAATCATTTCAAATTAAGGCCAAAACTGGtcctaaacatattctcattttataatttggtcctatactttattttttgaatttttgcatcttgaacatttcaactcggatcacaaattggtcctacactgacaattcaatcaatttttaaaaggttttaacccgatttttaaacggttttaactcgAAATcacaactcggatcacaatgcGACTGTTAAAACCATAAAAATCGGGTTAAACGGTTTAAAGATTGACGAAATAGTTAGTATAGGATCAATTGTGATCCGAATTAAAATGTTCAGgatgaaaaaattcaaaagataaagtatagaACCATGAGCATATGTTGAGGACTAGTTTTGACATTTACGCTAacttaaaatagtaaaaaaaaaaaataggcaACCTTGAGAAACATCTCTAATGGAACATCGAATACTGATTCCACCTCGGAGGGATTAAGGACAGGGGAGAAGCTGCTGATATCCCAAACTATTCCAATCACTGGAAATACAGTAATATGGCGCTGCAAATTGCAAATTTGAATCGATTTCAAATTTGAATCTAAGAAATAGAGAGATTGATTAAATAAAGGCGGTACCTTGGTGTAGAAGGGGTGGAGAATGGAGACAATTTCGACAGTGGAAGGGTCTAATCCGATTTCTTCGTTGGCCTCTCTGAGAGCGGTGGCGGCGTGGGTGTCGTCGCCTTCTTCCCACTTGCCTCCGGGCAAAGCAACTTCACCAGAGTGAGAGGAGATGGTTGAAGATCTCTGAGTGAGTATGACGCGAAGATGCCCTTCTTTTCCTTGGAACAAGCAGATCAGAACCGCAGCTCGATTAGTCCCCAATTCGCCGGCAATTCGTGAATAATTGGTGTTGTCGTGACGGCGTAGTCTTTCGGCGATTGAGCGGAGGTCGGAAGTATTGCTGGAGCTCATCATATCTTTGCTTCTTTCACTATTGAGTCGGTGCAATAATATTGTGATCCAATTGTTGTAAGGTTGGGgagaggatcccctgctgtgcacaaATCACAGCAGGGCCATGCTGCCCCATACACcacaattttatattattattatttttataaaaaaaaaaattt
This Salvia splendens isolate huo1 unplaced genomic scaffold, SspV2 ctg852, whole genome shotgun sequence DNA region includes the following protein-coding sequences:
- the LOC121791609 gene encoding sodium/calcium exchanger NCL-like, with translation MAILVACLVYYIILSVTNTVTGRILRLNTLDDLISDGVDADVIQAPSLNPGSSLTSRCLIGRGSKRLFNILGTGVYGATVFRILTLLPKIAMVIVSGILKSKDGAQDSVSFGVDTGTTIDKKTCYTAGIMLLSLIPYFIVQVANIFDSSFGTRMVILIILVVSTLMLLSYFLYQIFDPWIQERSLEYSKYENLLVGFLQHVQRRAKEKLVDDSGQPNITVIKGLFNETDKDADKSITFHELEKLIHEIQSGKVEVEKGYAISEMLKTFDLNRDGRIEEDEFVEGCSKWINEAAELAGKGDSDAAEFLREVVEPVCKKKRFEKADIEHLMARILKHAHSEELEAEQLVTDDGKPNIERIKALFKQFDTDRSSSLSRPELEQLIHTTVTKTGDSQLHHEEMVKKFVEDFDMDGDDIVDEQEFVHGMTKWLNKAMDVTKCKDAKRSIDEFDKIMWGEVDNLVYKVGRNEGSRLKLLTWSSTKSIFQVMLGIAILTFLSGPLKTSIQHFSHAIGVPAFFVSFVVVPICLNALSAIFPASQKSSRTSSLTFSEIYGGVVMNNIMGLSTLLAIVYINGLEWDYSAEVLTVLLVCAVIEVLACSQTTYPLWTCLLAFFLYPFSLLMYYVFQYVLGWN
- the LOC121791611 gene encoding nudix hydrolase 15, mitochondrial-like, coding for MMSSSNTSDLRSIAERLRRHDNTNYSRIAGELGTNRAAVLICLFQGKEGHLRVILTQRSSTISSHSGEVALPGGKWEEGDDTHAATALREANEEIGLDPSTVEIVSILHPFYTKRHITVFPVIGIVWDISSFSPVLNPSEVESVFDVPLEMFLKNEKRREEKIELMGERFLVHYFDYETEKRCYTIWALTASILIKAASIIYQRPPAFEEHKPTFWGRSRH